Proteins from a genomic interval of Paenibacillus sp. FSL H8-0048:
- a CDS encoding beta-galactosidase produces the protein MKYTIQAQVSPKHIYPSTLRLGGTSPSGDELSFTNYYMERSGKPYFAICGEFHYSRYPEADWESEIRKLKVSGINVVATYIFWNHHEELEGVFEWAGNRNLRRFVELCRDNGLYVILRVGPFCHGEVRNGGLPDWLFGREFAVRSNDEGYLKYVDRLFREIGTQADGQMFKDGGPVIGIQLENELNAAAALWEETAKQGDEYLSGGVSGEAGSEHMRLLKKYAVDSGLIAPIYTSTGWGEAPFLEDEVLPLYGGYAYTPWSISDPNQVQKPTPEYVFVNFHDEQAPGGEFNPPYPRTKYPFACCEMGGGMQTWYLSRFQVEPESVIAMTLMKLAGGCNFIGYYMFHGGTNPVGRTGYLNESTTPKLTYDFQAPIGEFGQIRESNHLLRPLHYFLRRFADRLAPMATVLPEGAQAVTPEDAHTLRYAVRTDGKSGFLFVNNYQDHVDMDTHEEVVFAVELEEETVSFPQRSQLTVQSKASFLLPFNFALDGLNLKFATAQPVTAAETEEAAVYFFSMPEGVDGEFQIDAASGILDVTVDAGNVAENGGYNVLIPHEQSSMIVIRRDGAREVRIYAMSAREASTLWELEENGHSRIIFSPVPPVQTPGGMEFISQGQHAFTFREYTGGTEAAMQWNTAQADATVSGRQDGWFQAYEVQVPQKEAAVTMRRIQDHKVVLQLPEDILESTEEVLLSIDYTGNVGYAFAAGQLFHDHFYNGLPWEIGLSRFREVLRRGEIVLETTPRRTGAVKLADDAAMAVEKVFEGEAVAVFRSVTATPVYRIGLTR, from the coding sequence ATGAAGTATACGATTCAGGCTCAGGTGTCTCCCAAGCATATCTACCCGTCTACGCTGCGGCTGGGCGGAACCAGTCCCTCAGGGGATGAGCTCAGCTTCACGAATTATTATATGGAGCGCAGCGGCAAGCCTTATTTCGCCATCTGCGGCGAGTTTCATTATTCCCGTTATCCTGAGGCAGACTGGGAGAGCGAAATCCGCAAGCTGAAGGTGTCGGGAATCAATGTGGTTGCGACCTATATTTTCTGGAATCATCACGAAGAGCTGGAAGGCGTGTTCGAATGGGCGGGCAACCGGAATCTCCGGCGGTTCGTGGAGCTATGCCGGGATAATGGCCTATACGTCATCCTGCGTGTAGGTCCGTTCTGCCATGGCGAGGTCCGTAACGGCGGATTGCCGGACTGGCTGTTCGGGCGCGAATTCGCGGTCCGCTCCAATGATGAGGGCTACCTGAAGTATGTGGACCGCCTGTTCCGGGAGATTGGTACTCAGGCCGACGGGCAGATGTTCAAGGATGGCGGCCCGGTGATCGGTATCCAGCTGGAGAATGAGCTGAATGCTGCGGCTGCACTCTGGGAAGAAACTGCTAAGCAGGGGGACGAATATCTCAGCGGCGGAGTAAGCGGCGAAGCGGGATCAGAGCATATGCGTCTGCTTAAGAAGTATGCGGTGGATTCCGGTCTGATTGCTCCGATCTATACCAGCACCGGCTGGGGCGAAGCACCGTTTCTGGAAGATGAGGTGCTTCCGCTATATGGCGGGTATGCTTATACTCCATGGAGCATCAGTGATCCGAATCAGGTCCAGAAGCCGACGCCGGAATACGTATTCGTGAACTTTCATGATGAGCAGGCGCCGGGCGGTGAATTCAATCCGCCGTATCCGCGGACGAAATACCCGTTCGCCTGCTGCGAAATGGGCGGAGGGATGCAGACCTGGTATCTGTCCCGGTTCCAGGTCGAGCCGGAAAGTGTCATCGCCATGACCCTAATGAAGCTTGCCGGCGGCTGCAACTTCATCGGGTATTATATGTTCCACGGCGGAACGAATCCGGTGGGAAGAACGGGATACCTGAACGAGAGCACTACGCCGAAGCTGACCTATGACTTTCAGGCGCCGATTGGTGAATTCGGCCAGATCCGCGAGTCGAATCATCTGCTTCGTCCGCTGCATTATTTCCTGCGCCGGTTCGCAGACCGGCTGGCACCGATGGCGACTGTGCTGCCCGAGGGGGCACAAGCTGTTACGCCGGAGGATGCGCATACGCTGCGTTATGCCGTCCGCACGGATGGCAAGTCCGGGTTCCTGTTCGTCAATAATTATCAGGACCATGTGGACATGGATACGCATGAAGAGGTTGTGTTCGCTGTGGAGCTGGAAGAAGAAACGGTAAGCTTCCCGCAGCGGAGCCAGCTAACCGTTCAGTCCAAGGCTTCCTTCCTGCTGCCGTTCAACTTCGCGCTGGATGGTCTGAATCTTAAATTCGCCACAGCCCAGCCTGTTACGGCTGCTGAAACAGAGGAAGCAGCGGTCTACTTCTTCTCGATGCCGGAGGGTGTCGACGGTGAGTTCCAGATCGATGCAGCTTCCGGCATTCTTGATGTGACTGTGGATGCCGGGAACGTAGCAGAGAACGGCGGCTACAATGTGCTGATTCCGCATGAGCAATCTTCTATGATTGTGATTCGGCGGGACGGAGCCAGAGAAGTCCGTATCTATGCCATGAGCGCTCGTGAAGCTTCGACCTTGTGGGAGCTTGAGGAGAACGGCCACAGCCGCATCATCTTCTCACCGGTTCCTCCGGTTCAGACCCCTGGCGGGATGGAATTCATCAGCCAGGGGCAGCATGCATTCACCTTCCGTGAATACACGGGCGGAACCGAGGCGGCAATGCAATGGAATACCGCACAGGCGGATGCAACGGTCAGCGGACGACAGGATGGCTGGTTCCAGGCTTATGAAGTACAGGTACCGCAGAAGGAAGCCGCCGTTACCATGCGCCGGATTCAGGACCACAAGGTTGTCCTCCAGTTGCCTGAGGATATCCTCGAGAGTACGGAAGAAGTACTGCTGAGCATCGACTATACAGGAAATGTAGGCTACGCCTTCGCTGCCGGACAGCTGTTCCACGACCACTTCTATAACGGCCTGCCGTGGGAAATCGGCCTGTCGCGGTTCCGGGAGGTGCTGCGCCGGGGTGAGATCGTACTGGAGACCACGCCGCGCCGCACCGGTGCCGTCAAGCTGGCCGACGATGCCGCCATGGCGGTGGAGAAGGTGTTCGAGGGCGAAGCCGTAGCCGTGTTCCGTAGTGTGACCGCTACTCCGGTGTACCGGATCGGATTAACCAGATAA
- a CDS encoding extracellular solute-binding protein, with the protein MMNKKKKLTVTLATMMALGTVLSACGGGNNNTNTGAEATKAPAASEGATNSGAPDTSKEVKLKMILLGPQPGDYDKVFGELNTKLKEKINATVETEFLDWSDWTQKYPLKFAANEDFDLVYTANWAFYNDQALKGGFLELTDDMLTKYMPQTWEAMPKVNWDQAKVDGKLFMVPNNNVEVTDKVVLYREDLRKKHNLPEINSPETYATYLKAIAKDEKGITAYGAKPADGWKFHELDQTLLEQNNNFKIVDRSLLPLAYKLDDASGKVFNIYDTPEFTSLLQYYKDLADNGAWSKNVVSNKNDVWQDIKAGKVSSYAHNLGTVAANLAEMRRDKPDVELAIADLTPGKKKIAAISTQNGMSVHATSKNPERALMLLDLLQNDKEIHDLTMYGIAGSNYNPEGDKKFTAGPAAANYTGFSNWGWNSPLNRQDAAYPKEADDMFNTWQSSIYHFPLETFVFDTTPVKNEVANIGNVMLRYAIPLEYGLIDDLAKGQADLIKQLKSAGLDKVQTEMQTQIDAFLAAQK; encoded by the coding sequence ATGATGAACAAGAAAAAGAAACTTACAGTAACGCTTGCAACGATGATGGCACTAGGGACGGTCCTCAGTGCATGCGGCGGCGGCAATAATAACACCAATACAGGAGCGGAGGCTACTAAGGCTCCGGCGGCATCGGAAGGAGCAACCAATTCCGGCGCTCCGGACACCTCCAAAGAAGTGAAGCTCAAAATGATTCTGCTCGGGCCACAGCCTGGGGATTACGATAAGGTCTTCGGAGAGCTGAACACCAAGCTCAAAGAGAAAATCAATGCTACCGTAGAAACTGAATTCCTCGACTGGTCTGACTGGACCCAGAAATACCCGCTGAAATTCGCGGCGAACGAAGATTTCGACCTCGTGTATACAGCGAACTGGGCCTTCTATAACGATCAGGCGCTGAAGGGCGGATTCCTGGAACTGACGGATGATATGCTGACCAAGTATATGCCGCAGACCTGGGAAGCTATGCCGAAAGTGAACTGGGATCAGGCAAAAGTGGACGGCAAGCTGTTCATGGTTCCGAACAATAATGTTGAAGTAACCGACAAAGTGGTGCTGTACCGTGAGGATCTGCGCAAAAAGCATAACCTGCCTGAAATCAACAGTCCTGAGACGTACGCAACTTATCTGAAGGCAATTGCCAAGGACGAAAAAGGGATTACTGCCTATGGAGCCAAGCCGGCAGACGGCTGGAAATTCCATGAGCTGGATCAAACACTGCTGGAGCAGAACAACAACTTCAAAATCGTAGACAGAAGCTTGCTTCCGCTGGCATACAAGCTGGATGATGCTTCCGGTAAAGTCTTCAATATCTATGACACACCGGAATTCACTTCCCTGCTGCAATATTACAAAGACCTGGCCGATAACGGCGCATGGTCCAAGAACGTAGTCAGCAACAAAAACGATGTATGGCAGGATATTAAAGCAGGCAAGGTGTCCTCTTATGCACACAACCTGGGTACTGTAGCTGCTAACCTGGCTGAAATGCGCCGTGACAAACCGGATGTGGAGCTGGCCATTGCTGACCTTACCCCGGGCAAAAAGAAAATTGCTGCGATCTCCACGCAGAACGGGATGTCCGTACATGCTACCTCCAAGAATCCTGAGCGCGCTCTGATGCTGCTGGATCTGCTTCAAAATGATAAAGAAATTCATGATTTGACGATGTACGGTATCGCCGGAAGCAACTACAATCCGGAAGGCGACAAGAAGTTCACCGCCGGTCCTGCTGCCGCTAACTACACAGGCTTCTCGAACTGGGGCTGGAACTCCCCGCTGAACCGTCAGGATGCAGCTTATCCTAAAGAAGCGGACGATATGTTCAACACTTGGCAGTCCAGCATCTATCACTTCCCGCTCGAAACCTTCGTCTTCGACACTACGCCAGTGAAGAACGAAGTGGCTAACATCGGCAACGTGATGCTGCGTTATGCGATTCCGCTGGAGTACGGCTTGATTGATGATCTGGCTAAAGGTCAGGCAGACCTGATCAAGCAGCTGAAATCAGCAGGTCTGGATAAGGTTCAGACTGAAATGCAAACACAGATTGATGCGTTCCTCGCAGCGCAGAAATAA
- a CDS encoding carbohydrate ABC transporter permease produces the protein MVLSVIGYVTLTILAIFCIFPFILVISSSLSEESAIIEKGFQIFPTAFSTEAYSLLFKYPAEMLRAYGVTISVTAIGTIVGLFLTSMTAYVLSRRDFKWRSRFSFFFFFTTLFSGGLVPWYLMIINYLHLKDTLLVLILPMMMNVFYIIVMKSFMGSIPDAITESAKIDGAGDFRIFMQLIVPLSKPALATIGLFIALAYWNDWYNALLFISKSELMPLQYYLYKMLGNMDGMRKAMMASGAVVNTDLPTESLKMAMTIVATGPILLAYPFIQKYFVTGLTIGAVKG, from the coding sequence ATGGTGCTATCCGTTATCGGATACGTAACCCTTACGATATTGGCTATATTCTGTATCTTCCCGTTCATTCTGGTTATCTCTTCCTCGCTGAGTGAAGAGAGCGCGATTATCGAGAAAGGGTTCCAGATCTTCCCGACCGCCTTCTCGACAGAAGCGTACAGCCTGCTGTTCAAATATCCGGCTGAGATGCTCAGAGCGTATGGCGTAACGATCTCCGTTACAGCCATCGGTACGATCGTCGGATTGTTCCTGACGTCAATGACAGCCTATGTGCTGTCCCGGAGAGATTTCAAATGGCGCAGCCGCTTCTCCTTCTTCTTCTTCTTCACTACATTGTTCAGCGGCGGCCTGGTTCCCTGGTATCTGATGATCATCAACTATCTGCATCTGAAGGATACGCTGCTGGTACTGATTCTGCCGATGATGATGAACGTCTTCTATATTATTGTCATGAAGTCCTTCATGGGCAGCATCCCGGATGCGATTACAGAATCCGCCAAAATTGACGGAGCCGGCGATTTCCGGATCTTCATGCAGCTGATTGTGCCGTTGTCCAAGCCCGCTCTGGCGACCATTGGTCTGTTCATTGCCTTGGCCTACTGGAATGACTGGTATAACGCACTTCTCTTCATCTCCAAGTCGGAGCTGATGCCGCTGCAGTATTATCTCTACAAAATGTTAGGCAACATGGATGGAATGCGTAAGGCAATGATGGCCTCCGGTGCGGTAGTCAACACAGACCTGCCAACCGAAAGTCTGAAGATGGCCATGACGATTGTGGCTACAGGGCCGATCCTGCTGGCGTATCCGTTCATCCAGAAGTATTTTGTAACAGGACTAACGATTGGTGCAGTCAAAGGATGA
- a CDS encoding ABC transporter permease, whose amino-acid sequence MKQKQHGFWDDVKKYRSLLLMLTPAVLFFLLFAYLPMSGIVLAFKQFDYTGGVFGSPWNGLDNFKFFIDSGDAWRVTRNTALYNIAFIVVNNVLQIFAAILLFEVAGKWFRKLTQTVLFLPYFISWVVVGAIAYNLFNFDVGTVNVLLKGLGMQPIDIYNTAAYWPFILVIVSAWKTLGYGTIMYLAAITSIDTEMYEAAEIDGANIFQRIMKITVPNLMPTVIILVLLAIGNIFRGDFGMFYNMVGNNGLLFSSTDVIDTFVFRSLTTSNEIGMSAAAGFYQSILGFATIMLANYAVRRYDKDRALF is encoded by the coding sequence ATGAAACAGAAACAACACGGATTCTGGGATGATGTCAAGAAATACAGATCCTTGCTTCTTATGCTGACACCGGCAGTATTGTTCTTTCTGCTGTTTGCTTATCTGCCCATGTCGGGCATTGTGCTGGCATTCAAGCAATTTGACTATACGGGCGGGGTATTCGGCAGTCCATGGAACGGGCTGGACAACTTCAAATTCTTCATTGACTCCGGCGACGCCTGGCGCGTAACCCGAAATACAGCACTATATAACATTGCATTCATCGTTGTGAACAACGTGCTTCAGATCTTCGCAGCCATCCTGCTGTTCGAGGTAGCGGGCAAATGGTTCCGCAAGCTGACGCAAACGGTATTGTTCCTGCCTTATTTCATCTCCTGGGTGGTTGTGGGCGCGATTGCGTACAACCTTTTCAACTTCGATGTAGGTACGGTCAATGTGCTGCTGAAGGGACTGGGAATGCAGCCAATCGATATTTATAATACGGCAGCCTACTGGCCGTTCATTCTGGTCATCGTATCCGCGTGGAAGACACTCGGCTACGGAACGATTATGTATCTGGCCGCGATTACAAGCATTGACACCGAGATGTATGAAGCCGCCGAGATTGACGGCGCGAATATTTTCCAGCGTATTATGAAAATTACGGTTCCGAACCTGATGCCGACCGTCATCATTCTGGTGCTGCTGGCAATCGGTAATATCTTCCGCGGAGACTTCGGGATGTTCTACAACATGGTCGGCAACAACGGCCTGCTGTTCTCATCCACAGACGTAATCGACACCTTCGTCTTCCGCTCGCTGACTACATCCAATGAAATAGGGATGTCTGCAGCCGCCGGCTTCTACCAATCGATACTCGGCTTCGCAACCATCATGCTGGCCAACTATGCAGTACGCCGATACGATAAGGATCGCGCTCTATTCTAG
- a CDS encoding response regulator produces MSINVLLVDDEAIDLEWLRRRVLASPLDLAVVGTANSGFNALKIMEQERVDIILSDIRMPIMTGTEFARRAKVIHPKVKIVFISGHEDFSYAKEAIEINASGYLLKPVEDKDLYDMLESLSAALEQEREKNRSFTEALSLVNKELILRWFEDASPEPAEQHLRSALNPLLMKGAAAAIIEIDDLEWKLRDLSEEDARVKTRQMAGLIRAFVESTQLGILIPVHHHRFVILCSLPPDSFLSLLDELIKQMAGSSPCTLTIGVGRYAQDEAGLHESYQQATAALSAKWLLGKNRLIRDNLESSPRGTPGARIEQTVVQLLEAIIQYDLVAIDDHLLELFTNAGKKDVYELIIRITSKLHADLQQQNENLYELLQWESHQPDILFQFETIHDILSWMRRRFFELSELLYVKRQRQKRKLIDEIMNYVEENLEKKITLKEVAAHFDFTPNYLGFLFKEEYGVPFSEYVNERKTGRVFELLSDPTLKIYEIAERMGYKNIIYFNRQFKQITGMTPGEYRKKQKI; encoded by the coding sequence ATGAGTATCAATGTACTATTGGTTGACGATGAGGCAATCGATCTGGAGTGGCTGCGGCGCAGAGTGCTGGCCAGTCCACTGGATCTTGCAGTGGTAGGAACGGCGAACAGCGGCTTCAATGCGCTTAAGATCATGGAGCAGGAGCGGGTGGATATCATCCTGTCTGACATACGTATGCCCATTATGACGGGGACGGAATTCGCGCGCCGGGCCAAGGTCATCCATCCGAAGGTCAAAATTGTCTTCATCAGCGGCCATGAGGATTTCAGCTATGCCAAGGAAGCGATTGAGATCAATGCCTCCGGCTATTTATTGAAGCCTGTAGAAGACAAGGATCTCTACGACATGCTGGAATCTTTGTCTGCCGCTCTGGAGCAGGAACGGGAGAAGAACCGTTCCTTCACCGAGGCATTGTCCCTGGTGAACAAGGAGCTGATTCTGCGCTGGTTCGAGGATGCATCGCCTGAGCCGGCGGAGCAGCATCTGCGCAGTGCCCTGAACCCGCTGCTCATGAAGGGAGCGGCTGCAGCAATTATTGAAATTGATGATCTGGAATGGAAATTGCGCGACCTGTCCGAGGAGGATGCGCGGGTCAAGACGCGGCAGATGGCCGGACTGATCAGAGCGTTCGTAGAGAGCACCCAGCTGGGAATACTGATTCCTGTCCATCATCACCGGTTCGTCATTCTGTGCAGTCTTCCGCCGGACAGCTTCCTCAGTCTGCTGGATGAACTGATTAAGCAGATGGCCGGGAGCTCACCCTGCACCTTAACCATCGGGGTCGGGCGTTACGCCCAGGATGAGGCGGGGCTGCATGAATCCTACCAGCAGGCAACGGCTGCACTCAGTGCGAAGTGGCTGCTGGGCAAGAACCGGCTGATCCGCGACAATCTGGAGTCCTCCCCGCGCGGGACGCCGGGGGCCAGGATTGAACAGACCGTTGTGCAGCTGCTGGAGGCTATCATCCAGTACGATCTGGTGGCGATTGATGACCATCTGCTGGAGTTGTTCACGAATGCCGGCAAGAAGGATGTCTATGAGCTGATTATCCGTATCACCTCCAAGCTACATGCGGACCTGCAGCAGCAGAATGAGAATCTGTATGAGCTGCTCCAGTGGGAGTCTCATCAGCCGGATATCCTGTTCCAGTTCGAGACGATTCACGATATCCTGTCGTGGATGAGACGGAGATTCTTCGAGCTGTCAGAGCTGCTGTACGTGAAGCGGCAACGGCAGAAGCGCAAGCTGATCGACGAGATTATGAATTATGTCGAGGAGAATCTGGAGAAGAAGATCACCTTGAAGGAGGTAGCCGCCCACTTCGACTTCACCCCGAATTATCTGGGCTTCCTGTTCAAGGAGGAATACGGGGTTCCTTTCAGTGAATACGTCAACGAGCGCAAGACAGGCAGAGTGTTCGAGCTGCTCAGTGATCCGACGCTTAAGATCTATGAGATAGCCGAACGGATGGGCTATAAGAATATCATCTATTTCAACCGTCAGTTCAAGCAAATCACCGGCATGACGCCGGGGGAATACCGCAAGAAACAGAAGATATAA
- a CDS encoding sensor histidine kinase, which produces MMPKLKKYMPFTYKMMIPYLLLVLLTDVFIGYISYSMLTDSRTEMAESNIRTGMEQSRNNIRYQMDEIQRMSDNLFGSQPFQRALELKGTPFEIYLTMLDEIVPQITAPLQLFGNKIRFMLYTPNADLNIVSGDNLDDPIITSDYYILPLDDIVGSPWYRSLKDSKRDNLWLQIDTDQKLGNLSHVRRLVNFSDYKSLIGYVRITVSLEDLFGGFDTFPLEEGITLRLVEETTGDVLFQRGPANNSSGEGSFLRLQEQIPGSNFIIEAMVPHKYLTQDAGRLRRVIIAVCSLSFLVMTLIGYVVARISGRKMSRIVGLVRSFQDGNFQKRIRFSGNDEFVQIADSFNDMASNIQGLINSVYVQGIQKKQAELEALQAQINPHFLYNTLSTISSLANLGEIGKVTEMVQGLSRFYRLTLNQGNVYIELEKELDQVATYLEIQRVKYADAFTLHVDVDEEILHMQVIKLLLQPFVENIFKHAWFGETIAIRLTGKRVGDNIELKVIDNGIGMRPEVVKRMMQGPSQSGGYGVKNVDERIKLRYGDAYGVTIASFYGGGTTVRLLLPAGLQGDEEL; this is translated from the coding sequence ATGATGCCCAAGCTTAAGAAGTACATGCCTTTCACCTATAAAATGATGATTCCTTATCTGCTGCTGGTTCTGCTTACGGATGTGTTCATCGGCTATATCTCCTATTCCATGCTGACCGATTCCCGGACAGAGATGGCCGAGTCCAACATCCGTACAGGCATGGAGCAGTCGAGGAACAATATCCGCTATCAGATGGATGAGATTCAGCGGATGTCGGACAACCTGTTCGGCAGCCAGCCGTTCCAGCGTGCGCTGGAGCTGAAGGGGACGCCGTTTGAGATCTATCTGACGATGCTTGACGAGATTGTTCCCCAGATTACCGCGCCGCTGCAGCTGTTCGGGAACAAGATCCGCTTCATGCTCTACACTCCGAACGCTGATCTGAACATTGTGTCAGGCGATAATCTGGATGATCCGATTATTACCAGCGATTACTACATTCTGCCGTTGGACGATATTGTAGGCAGTCCATGGTACCGGTCGCTGAAGGATTCCAAGCGTGATAATTTGTGGCTGCAGATTGATACAGACCAGAAGCTGGGCAACCTCTCACATGTGCGCAGACTCGTCAACTTCAGTGATTACAAGTCGCTGATCGGGTATGTGCGGATTACGGTATCGCTGGAGGACCTGTTCGGCGGCTTCGATACCTTCCCGCTGGAGGAAGGAATTACGCTGCGGCTGGTGGAGGAGACTACCGGGGACGTTCTGTTCCAGCGGGGCCCCGCCAATAATAGCAGCGGAGAGGGGAGCTTCCTCAGGCTGCAGGAGCAGATTCCGGGCAGTAACTTCATTATTGAAGCGATGGTTCCGCATAAATATCTCACCCAGGATGCCGGACGTCTGCGCCGTGTGATTATCGCGGTCTGCAGTCTGAGCTTCCTGGTCATGACCCTGATCGGGTATGTGGTGGCACGGATATCGGGCCGCAAAATGAGCAGGATCGTAGGCCTGGTGCGTTCCTTCCAGGACGGGAACTTCCAGAAGCGCATCCGCTTCTCCGGCAATGATGAATTCGTGCAGATCGCGGATTCCTTCAATGATATGGCCTCCAACATCCAGGGGCTGATCAACAGCGTGTATGTGCAGGGAATTCAGAAGAAGCAGGCGGAGCTGGAAGCTCTGCAGGCACAGATCAATCCGCATTTTCTATATAATACACTATCTACGATCAGCAGCCTGGCTAATCTCGGGGAGATCGGCAAGGTCACGGAGATGGTCCAGGGGCTGTCCCGGTTCTACCGGCTGACGCTCAATCAGGGCAATGTCTATATTGAGCTGGAAAAGGAGCTGGACCAGGTTGCTACGTACCTGGAGATTCAGCGGGTCAAATATGCGGATGCCTTCACGCTGCACGTGGATGTGGACGAGGAGATTCTGCACATGCAGGTGATTAAGCTGCTGCTTCAGCCTTTTGTGGAGAATATATTCAAGCATGCCTGGTTCGGTGAGACCATAGCCATCCGGCTGACCGGCAAGCGGGTAGGGGACAATATTGAACTTAAGGTAATTGATAACGGGATCGGCATGCGCCCAGAGGTGGTCAAGCGTATGATGCAGGGACCGAGCCAGTCAGGCGGGTACGGTGTGAAAAATGTGGACGAGCGGATTAAGCTCAGATACGGCGATGCATACGGAGTGACAATTGCCAGCTTCTACGGAGGCGGGACAACCGTACGGCTCCTGCTTCCTGCCGGGCTTCAAGGTGATGAGGAGCTATAA
- a CDS encoding CapA family protein: MILLLLVPAAGISAQGAAKQEEISLTFAGDILLDGFVGDQIAKYGVDFPFAKVAPVLQKADLAFANLETPVSVRGTAASKTFAFRSKPAALAGLSKAGIDGVTVANNHILDYGRNAMLDTLIHLDKNNIGHTGAGANMDEAFKPYVKTVKGKRIAVLGTSRVLSSPSWYAGKNSPGAASAYTAEPLLSAIKKSAKDNDYTVVYIHWNQEFKDYPEAYARKLAKQMIDSGADIILGAHSHCLMGIEYYKHKPIYYSLGNFVFNRSTRGGDKTLHSMLVNFTINPSGVTSSITPVKIIGGQPNFMGDAYNKETIKKLNQLSFNAKIAAGGAVSEKL; the protein is encoded by the coding sequence ATGATTCTGCTTCTGCTGGTCCCTGCCGCGGGGATAAGCGCCCAGGGGGCTGCTAAGCAGGAGGAAATCAGCCTTACGTTTGCCGGGGATATTCTGCTGGACGGCTTTGTCGGCGACCAGATTGCCAAATATGGCGTTGATTTCCCATTCGCCAAGGTAGCGCCGGTGCTGCAGAAGGCAGATCTTGCTTTTGCCAATCTGGAGACTCCTGTCTCGGTGCGCGGAACTGCAGCCAGTAAGACGTTCGCCTTCCGCTCCAAGCCGGCGGCACTTGCGGGATTAAGCAAAGCGGGGATCGACGGTGTCACTGTAGCCAACAACCATATTCTGGATTATGGCCGGAACGCGATGCTGGATACTCTGATTCATCTGGATAAGAACAACATTGGGCACACCGGTGCGGGTGCCAATATGGATGAAGCGTTCAAGCCGTATGTCAAGACCGTCAAGGGCAAGCGGATCGCCGTTCTGGGTACAAGCCGTGTGCTGTCCAGCCCCTCCTGGTATGCAGGCAAGAACAGCCCGGGAGCGGCTTCTGCTTATACGGCAGAGCCGCTGCTGAGTGCAATTAAGAAGTCTGCCAAGGATAATGATTATACGGTTGTATATATTCACTGGAATCAGGAATTCAAGGATTACCCGGAAGCTTATGCCCGCAAGCTGGCCAAGCAGATGATCGACAGCGGTGCAGATATCATTCTTGGTGCGCACAGCCATTGTCTGATGGGCATTGAATATTACAAGCATAAGCCGATCTACTATTCACTGGGCAATTTTGTGTTCAACCGTTCCACACGGGGCGGAGACAAGACCCTGCACTCGATGCTGGTTAATTTCACCATTAACCCGTCAGGGGTAACCAGCAGCATTACACCGGTCAAAATCATTGGCGGGCAGCCGAATTTCATGGGGGATGCCTACAATAAAGAGACCATCAAGAAGCTGAACCAGCTCTCCTTCAATGCGAAGATTGCAGCGGGCGGGGCAGTCAGCGAGAAGCTGTGA
- a CDS encoding class I SAM-dependent methyltransferase: MPTHPYVSRFFVNTDARRDKLVYDLPEAWWSRPYEYEWCTNFISPHDVVLDAACGISHPLKFYLAEHSAEVYACDKDARILSHEAIMQNITEDAGATAASQVEAGPVNRLHLAQADLTSLPYEDESFDTVFCISVLEHLSVQEAVLAVREFHRTLNGEGLLVLTFDHPTVNLPRMNEILLQAGFQYWGETDFNLPADAVRTDQWGGLSCFRAVLKKAQI; this comes from the coding sequence ATGCCGACACATCCTTACGTCTCCCGTTTTTTTGTAAATACCGATGCACGCCGTGACAAGCTGGTTTATGATTTGCCGGAAGCCTGGTGGAGCCGTCCGTATGAATACGAATGGTGTACGAATTTCATCTCACCGCACGATGTAGTACTGGACGCAGCCTGCGGAATCTCTCACCCGCTCAAATTCTATCTTGCCGAGCATAGCGCTGAGGTCTATGCCTGTGATAAGGATGCCCGGATTCTGTCGCATGAAGCGATAATGCAGAATATCACCGAGGATGCCGGAGCAACTGCAGCCTCTCAGGTGGAGGCCGGACCTGTGAACAGGCTGCATCTGGCCCAGGCTGATCTGACCTCACTGCCTTATGAGGATGAGAGCTTTGATACGGTTTTTTGTATCTCGGTGCTGGAGCATCTGTCTGTGCAGGAAGCAGTACTGGCCGTCCGTGAGTTCCATAGAACGCTGAATGGAGAAGGGCTGCTGGTGCTGACCTTTGATCATCCGACGGTCAACCTGCCGCGGATGAATGAGATTCTGCTGCAGGCCGGCTTTCAGTATTGGGGCGAGACGGATTTCAATCTTCCGGCAGATGCCGTGCGTACAGATCAGTGGGGCGGCCTAAGCTGCTTCCGGGCAGTGCTCAAAAAAGCGCAAATCTAG